In Capsicum annuum cultivar UCD-10X-F1 chromosome 11, UCD10Xv1.1, whole genome shotgun sequence, one genomic interval encodes:
- the LOC107847848 gene encoding kinase D-interacting substrate of 220 kDa B has product MPPNYFPLRWESTGDQWWFASPIDWAAANGHYDLVRELLHLDTNLLIKLTSLRRIRRLESVWDDEEQFDDVAKCRSEVAKKLLLEGETKKGHNSLIRAGYGGWLLYTAAAAGDVEFVKELLERDPLLVFGEGEYGVTDMFYAAARSKKSQVFRVLLESSKGESVEEVSSTFQLEMMNRAVHAAARGGNVEVLMEILGNCSDVLVYRDAQGSTLLHSASGRGQVEVVKSLLERYGLINSRDNQGNTALHVAAYRGYLEVVKVLISVSPSSTALRNNYGDTFLHMAVAGFRTPSFRRVDRQMELMKQLVRGKIMEIEDIINIRNIDGRTALHLAVIENIQTDVVELLMTAFSINLNIRDADGNTLLDLLKQRPQSASSEILIKRLISAGGISNCQDHMTRTVLASHLKMQGIGGSPGASFRIPDAEIFLYAGIDNATDANSDCASTEIASCWGESSACHSVEGSNSSNKLRSVNSAARRLKFLLRWKRKKERKEERGGLEDNMSVESYRLYSGLRDQPIPLRRRFSRMSSLPNSKRVLPVQNCLPGPSAKKIFAAGLMHGVIQMTPQSSYGSPSSAYSESSWSSPVVVSKEKRMDFGNVSVGASSLNMSNSREKSKLSRKHGSFNMKLMNQYFCFGAQGIAVESSVNCAEQDQHHRHPVVA; this is encoded by the exons ATGCCTCCAAATTATTTTCCTTTGAGATGGGAAAGCACAGGGGATCAATGGTGGTTTGCTTCTCCTATTGACTGGGCAGCAGCAAATGGTCATTATGATTTAGTGAGGGAGTTGCTTCACTTAGACACCAATTTACTCATAAAGCTCACATCTTTACGTAGAATTAGAAGGCTTGAGAGTGTTTGGGATGATGAAGAACAGTTTGATGATGTTGCAAAATGTAGGTCTGAAGTTGCTAAAAAACTTCTTCTTGAAGGTGAAACAAAGAAAGGACACAATTCTTTGATTAGAGCTGGTTATGGTGGTTGGCTTCTTTATACTGCTGCCGCAGCTGGGGATGTGGAATTTGTTAAAGAGTTGTTGGAAAGAGACCCTTTGTTGGTGTTTGGTGAAGGAGAGTATGGTGTTACTGATATGTTTTATGCAGCTGCTAGGAGTAAAAAATCTCAAGTTTTTAGGGTGCTGCTTGAGAGTAGTAAAGGGGAATCAGTAGAGGAGGTTTCTTCCACTTTTCAGTTGGAAATGATGAATAGGGCAGTTCATGCTGCTGCTAGAGGGGGGAATGTGGAGGTTTTGATGGAGATTCTTGGAAATTGCTCTGATGTTTTGGTTTATAGAGATGCTCAAGGATCTACTCTCCTGCATTCTGCTTCTGGTAGAGGGCAAGTTGAG GTTGTTAAGAGCTTACTGGAAAGGTATGGCCTTATTAACTCCAGAGATAACCAAGGAAACACCGCACTGCATGTAGCTGCTTATAGGGGCTACTTAGAGGTGGTGAAAGTTCTTATATCTGTCTCTCCTTCATCTACCGCGTTGAGAAACAATTACGGAGACACGTTCCTTCACATGGCTGTAGCTGGCTTTCGGACCCCAAGTTTCCGCAGGGTGGATCGACAAATGGAGTTGATGAAGCAATTGGTACGTGGAAAAATTATGGAGATCGAAGACATAATTAACATCAGGAACATTGATGGTCGGACTGCTCTTCACTTGGCTGTAATTGAGAACATTCAGACTGATGTTGTGGAACTCCTCATGACTGCATTTTCTATAAATTTAAATATCCGTGATGCTGATGGAAATACCTTATTGGATCTCCTCAAGCAACGCCCACAATCTGCATCTTCTGAGATATTGATTAAGCGCCTCATTTCAGCTGGAGGAATTTCCAATTGCCAAGACCATATGACAAGAACTGTCCTGGCTTCCCACCTGAAGATGCAGGGTATTGGAGGTAGTCCTGGTGCCTCTTTTAGGATCCCTGATGCAGAAATATTTCTGTATGCTGGCATTGATAATGCAACTGATGCCAATAGTGATTGTGCAAGCACAGAAATTGCTTCGTGCTGGGGTGAATCGAGCGCTTGCCATTCTGTTGAAGGGTCAAACTCATCAAACAAACTGCGCTCAGTTAACAGTGCTGCTAGACGTTTAAAGTTTCTACTACGATGGAAAAGGAAGAAAGAACGAAAAGAAGAGAGGGGAGGCTTGGAAGACAATATGTCTGTAGAATCTTACAGATTGTATTCTGGCTTGAGAGATCAGCCAATTCCTCTACGACGGAGATTCTCGAGGATGTCATCGCTTCCAAACAGCAAAAGAGTGCTCCCTGTCCAAAATTGTCTTCCAGGTCCATCAGCCAAAAAGATATTTGCAGCTGGGCTGATGCACGGTGTTATCCAAATGACTCCACAATCGTCTTATGGATCACCATCAAGCGCTTATTCTGAATCTTCCTGGTCATCTCCAGTGGTTGTCAGCAAAGAGAAGAGGATGGATTTTGGCAATGTGAGTGTTGGGGCCTCTAGCTTAAATATGTCAAACAGTAGGGAAAAGTCGAAACTATCACGTAAACATGGCTCCTTCAACATGAAGTTAATGAATCAGTACTTCTGTTTCGGTGCTCAAGGCATTGCCGTTGAAAGTTCTGTTAATTGTGCAGAACAAGATCAGCATCACAGGCATCCAGTGGTAGCATGA